The following coding sequences are from one Aeromicrobium duanguangcaii window:
- a CDS encoding MarR family winged helix-turn-helix transcriptional regulator, which produces MTHEYTDDERALLRAVRHLVRADRDMRARLSASMRVNPTDLRSIRHVMRAVEAQDSDETEVSPGGVTPRKLADHLGISTAAVTTLVDRLVASGHLTRAPHPTDRRSVILLPTELARSQMDAHLLDMHDRMKRIAAAVPESARPALIEFLEALTREMERDRLDVSRD; this is translated from the coding sequence ATGACGCACGAGTACACCGACGACGAGCGCGCTCTGTTGCGCGCGGTACGCCATCTCGTGCGAGCCGACCGCGACATGCGGGCGCGGCTGAGCGCCTCCATGCGCGTCAACCCCACCGACCTGCGCTCGATCCGTCACGTCATGCGTGCGGTGGAGGCGCAGGACTCGGACGAGACCGAGGTCTCGCCGGGAGGCGTGACGCCGCGGAAGCTCGCCGATCACCTCGGCATCTCGACCGCGGCCGTCACGACCCTGGTCGACCGACTCGTCGCGTCCGGCCACCTGACCCGGGCCCCGCACCCGACCGACCGGCGGTCGGTCATCCTGCTGCCGACGGAGCTGGCCCGGAGCCAGATGGACGCGCACCTGCTGGACATGCACGACCGGATGAAGCGGATCGCCGCAGCCGTTCCCGAGAGCGCGCGCCCGGCCCTGATCGAGTTCCTCGAGGCACTGACGCGCGAGATGGAGCGCGACCGGCTCGACGTCAGCCGTGACTGA
- the idi gene encoding isopentenyl-diphosphate Delta-isomerase — METVLDPDSANREPDRLPPGDPRDLVVLLDDDHQPRGTASRSAVHSHYTPLHLAFSCYLFDADDRLLVTRRALTKRSWPGVWTNSFCGHPRPQESLEEAVRRHGRSELGVDTLDIRPVLPQFSYRAVDAAGVVENEFCPVFVARAGGGVEPHPDEVAELAWITVDELRDTIRVAPWAVSPWLVAQTLALEEADAWHLLAPNRTETAP, encoded by the coding sequence ATGGAGACCGTGCTGGACCCTGATTCGGCGAACCGCGAGCCCGACCGGTTGCCCCCGGGCGACCCACGCGACCTCGTCGTGCTGCTCGATGACGACCACCAGCCCCGCGGCACCGCGTCCCGCTCGGCGGTCCACAGCCACTACACGCCCCTGCACCTGGCGTTCTCCTGCTACCTCTTCGATGCCGACGACCGGCTGCTGGTGACCCGCCGCGCCCTGACCAAGCGGTCCTGGCCGGGCGTCTGGACCAACTCGTTCTGCGGACACCCGCGTCCGCAGGAGTCGCTCGAGGAAGCCGTCCGCCGCCACGGCCGCAGTGAGCTCGGTGTCGACACCCTCGACATCCGGCCCGTGCTGCCGCAGTTCTCCTACCGCGCGGTCGACGCGGCCGGCGTGGTCGAGAACGAGTTCTGCCCCGTGTTCGTCGCCCGTGCCGGTGGCGGGGTCGAGCCGCACCCCGACGAGGTCGCCGAGCTGGCGTGGATCACCGTCGACGAGTTGCGCGACACGATCCGGGTCGCCCCGTGGGCGGTCAGCCCGTGGCTCGTGGCCCAGACCCTGGCGCTCGAGGAGGCCGATGCGTGGCACCTGCTGGCGCCGAACCGGACGGAGACGGCGCCATGA
- a CDS encoding polyprenyl synthetase family protein produces the protein MSLQDELDDLVIPTRVPALSRDHDALMAAVEVGTSGGKRFRPWLVTTVHAAFTGAQPESVVDRAAAATELLHTAFVVHDDVIDNDDTRRGRPSVPGWFRADAVALDTAPDDQDTYTRAGAILAGDLALAAAIRAVATCGADVRTTARLLDLLDDTLHASAAGELADVRLALSPRMPDAQEALAVAEHKTAVYSFVLPMQAGAVLAGATEEHVAALGEIGRCLGVAFQLRDDVRGIFGDPVDTGKDRLGDLREGKRTPLMVHASQTSSWPRIAPHLGDPHLTETTAATIRELLESCGSRGYIEELADQHLEIAREQSRSLGLEAALLEPLLTHAWGDVPSTRAGAA, from the coding sequence ATGAGCCTGCAGGACGAGCTCGATGACCTGGTCATCCCGACCCGCGTGCCCGCCCTGAGCCGCGACCACGACGCCCTGATGGCGGCCGTCGAGGTCGGCACCTCGGGCGGAAAGCGCTTCCGGCCGTGGCTCGTGACGACGGTGCACGCCGCGTTCACCGGCGCCCAGCCCGAGTCCGTGGTCGACCGGGCCGCGGCCGCCACCGAGCTGCTGCACACCGCCTTCGTGGTCCACGACGACGTCATCGACAACGACGACACCCGCCGTGGCCGGCCCAGCGTTCCCGGCTGGTTCCGTGCCGACGCGGTCGCGCTCGACACCGCGCCGGACGACCAGGACACCTACACCCGCGCCGGCGCGATCCTGGCCGGTGACCTCGCGCTCGCCGCCGCGATCCGCGCCGTGGCGACGTGCGGCGCGGACGTGCGGACCACCGCGCGGCTGCTCGACCTGCTGGACGACACCTTGCACGCCTCGGCGGCCGGCGAGCTGGCCGACGTCCGGCTGGCGCTCAGCCCGCGCATGCCCGACGCGCAGGAGGCGCTCGCCGTCGCCGAGCACAAGACGGCCGTCTACTCGTTCGTGCTGCCGATGCAGGCCGGCGCCGTGCTGGCCGGGGCCACCGAGGAGCACGTCGCCGCGCTCGGCGAGATCGGCCGCTGCCTCGGCGTCGCCTTCCAGCTGCGCGACGACGTCCGCGGCATCTTCGGCGATCCCGTCGACACGGGCAAGGACCGCCTGGGGGACCTGCGCGAGGGCAAGCGCACCCCGTTGATGGTGCACGCCTCGCAGACCTCGTCGTGGCCGAGGATCGCCCCACACCTGGGCGACCCGCACCTGACCGAGACCACCGCCGCGACCATCCGCGAGCTGCTGGAGTCCTGTGGCTCGCGCGGGTACATCGAGGAGCTGGCGGACCAGCACCTCGAGATCGCGCGCGAGCAGTCCCGCTCGCTCGGTCTCGAAGCGGCCCTGCTCGAGCCGCTCCTGACCCATGCGTGGGGGGACGTCCCGTCCACCCGGGCCGGTGCCGCATGA